In the Pedosphaera parvula Ellin514 genome, one interval contains:
- a CDS encoding aspartate kinase, which translates to MALIVQKYGGTSVGNPERIKNVARRVAGYRAKGDQVVVVVSAMSGVTDNLIKLANEIMPLPTEREMDMLLATGEQTTIALTAMALHALGLPAVSLTGAQAGIVTDGVHTKAKIQNITPKQVHTLLDEGKVVIVAGFQGQTQEGHITTLGRGGSDLTAIALAAALKADLCQIYTDVDGVYTADPRIVPNAKKLEEISYDEMLELASLGAKVMQSRSVEFAKKFGVVFEVRSSLNENPGTIVKEETKNMEDVVIRGVALDKNQAKVTLVAVPDKPGVAAHIFKAIGEAAINVDMIVQNISHGSGTPATDLSFTIDKPDLLKARKVIDGLKMSVGFREAIADEKIGKLSIVGVGMRSHSGVAAKMFETLAKEGVNIDMISTSEIKISVVIDLAKGEQATRALHTAFIG; encoded by the coding sequence ATGGCTCTAATTGTCCAAAAATACGGTGGCACTTCGGTGGGAAATCCGGAGCGCATCAAGAACGTTGCGAGGCGTGTTGCCGGTTATCGCGCCAAAGGTGACCAGGTGGTCGTGGTGGTTTCTGCGATGAGCGGAGTCACTGACAATTTGATCAAGCTGGCCAACGAAATCATGCCACTCCCCACCGAACGGGAGATGGACATGCTGCTGGCGACTGGTGAACAAACCACCATCGCGCTGACAGCAATGGCCTTGCATGCGCTGGGCTTGCCAGCGGTTTCGCTCACAGGTGCACAGGCCGGGATTGTGACGGATGGAGTTCACACCAAGGCGAAGATTCAGAACATTACACCGAAGCAGGTCCATACACTTTTGGATGAAGGCAAGGTCGTGATTGTGGCGGGCTTTCAAGGGCAAACTCAGGAAGGCCACATCACAACGCTTGGACGTGGCGGATCAGATTTGACTGCCATTGCTCTTGCAGCCGCGCTCAAAGCGGATTTGTGTCAGATTTATACGGATGTGGATGGCGTTTATACTGCTGATCCGCGCATCGTGCCGAACGCCAAAAAACTGGAGGAGATTTCCTATGACGAAATGCTCGAACTGGCCAGCCTCGGGGCGAAGGTGATGCAGTCGCGTTCGGTTGAATTTGCAAAGAAATTTGGCGTCGTGTTTGAAGTTCGTTCCAGCCTGAACGAGAATCCAGGAACCATTGTGAAAGAAGAAACGAAGAATATGGAAGACGTCGTCATTCGCGGCGTCGCACTTGATAAAAACCAGGCCAAGGTGACCTTGGTTGCGGTGCCGGACAAACCGGGAGTTGCCGCACACATTTTCAAAGCCATTGGCGAAGCAGCGATCAATGTGGATATGATCGTGCAGAACATCAGCCATGGCTCGGGCACTCCGGCGACGGACCTCTCCTTCACGATTGATAAGCCCGACCTGCTCAAGGCACGCAAAGTGATCGATGGATTGAAAATGTCAGTCGGTTTTCGGGAAGCAATTGCTGATGAAAAGATCGGCAAGCTTTCCATTGTTGGAGTGGGCATGCGTAGTCATTCGGGGGTGGCGGCGAAGATGTTTGAGACCCTCGCGAAGGAGGGAGTGAACATCGACATGATCTCCACCAGCGAAATCAAAATTTCCGTGGTCATTGATCTGGCCAAGGGTGAACAGGCCACCCGGGCGCTGCATACTGCGTTTATTGGTTGA